The following proteins are co-located in the Engraulis encrasicolus isolate BLACKSEA-1 unplaced genomic scaffold, IST_EnEncr_1.0 scaffold_83_np1212, whole genome shotgun sequence genome:
- the LOC134444904 gene encoding gastrula zinc finger protein XlCGF26.1-like, whose translation MSQFPPDPLSLVKCRRLSVLVVDCCARQGQLKTQDHKNNTDGENPKTGTGGESQPALSAALPETTLKKHICSGVDKSFSNVKTLKAHQQTKQGKTPHCSVIAKPFATKRCLKKHQSIHTADQPIQCRQCVKGFSTAAELKQHQLTHTGQKPHQCGECGKCFTHLVHLKAHQRIHSGERPYSCEQCGKCFTQAGNLKRHERVHSGERPYSCGQCGKCFTLAGSLREHQFIHTGQKPHQCGQCGQRFIQAAHLQSHQRIHTGERPYSCGQCGKCFTRARGLRVHQVIHTGEKPYSCGQCGKCFAQARGLRVHQLIHTGERPYGCAQCGKCFRDLGSLQKHQLTHTGLKAHQCGQCGKRFTQSGSLRLHQRIHSGESPYSCGQCGKCFTQAWHLKVHQRIHTGERPYGCGQCGKCFTDSGHLKAHQRIHSGEKPYSCGQCGKCFTESGSLKKHQLIHSGQKPHQCGQCGKRFTQTGDLKAHQRIHSGEKAHQCQQ comes from the exons ATGAGCCAGTTCCCTCCAGATCCACTGTCCTTGGTGAAGTGCAGGAGGTTATCAGTGTTAGTGGTCGATTGCTGTGCAAGACAAGGTCAGCTAAAAACACAAGACCACAAGAATAACACAGATGGAGAAAACCCCAAAACTG GAACAGGAGGAGAATCCCAACCTGCTTTGTCAGCTGCCCTCCCAGAGACCACATTGAAGAAGCATATCTGTTCTGGTGTTGACAAGAGCTTTAGTAACGTGAAAACTCTAAAAGCACACCAGCAAACCAAACAAGGGAAGACGCCTCATTGCTCTGTCATCGCAAAACCTTTCGCTACAAAGAGGTGTTTGAAGAAGCACCAGAGTATTCACACTGCAGACCAGCCCATTCAGTGCAGACAGTGTGTTAAAGGTTTTAGTACAGCAGCAGAACTTAAACAACACCAACTTACACACACCGGACAGAAACCCCATCAATGTGGAGAGTGTGGAAAATGTTTTACCCATTTGGTGCACCTCAAAGCACACCAGCGTATTCACTCTGGAGAGAGGCCATACAGCTGTGaacagtgtggtaaatgttttacacAAGCGGGGAACCTCAAAAGACATGAGCGTGTTCACTCTGGAGAGAGGCCATACAGCTGTGGtcagtgtggtaaatgttttacacTGGCAGGGAGTCTCAGAGAGCACCAGTTCATTCACACCGGACAGAAACCCCATCAATGTGGACAGTGTGGTCAAAGGTTTATACAGGCGGCGCACCTCCAGTCACACCAGcgtattcacacaggagagaggccatacagctgtggacagtgtggtaaatgtttcACCCGGGCGAGGGGTCTCAGAGTACACCAggtcattcacacaggagagaagccataCAGTTGTGGccagtgtggtaaatgttttgCACAGGCGAGGGGTCTCAGAGTacaccagctcattcacacaggagagaggccatacGGTTGTGcacagtgtggtaaatgttttagAGATTTAGGGAGTCTCCAAAAACACCAGCTCACTCACACCGGACTGAAAGCCCATCAATGTGGACAGTGTGGGAAAAGGTTTACACAGTCAGGTAGTCTCAGACTACACCAGCGTATTCACTCTGGAGAGAGTCCATACAGTTGTGgacagtgtggtaaatgttttacacAGGCGTGGCACCTCAAAGtacaccagcgcattcacacaggagagaggccatacggttgtggacagtgtggtaaatgttttacagATTCAGGGCACCTCAAAGCACACCAGCGTATTCACTCTGGAGAGAAGCCATACAGCTGTGGccagtgtggtaaatgttttacagAATCAGGGAGTCTCAAAAAACACCAGCTCATTCATTCCGGACAGAAACCCCATCAATGTGGACAGTGCGGGAAAAGGTTTACACAGACAGGGGACCTCAAAGCACACCAGCGTATTCACTCTGGAGAGAAAGCCCATCAATGCCAACAGTGA